A region from the Triticum aestivum cultivar Chinese Spring chromosome 3D, IWGSC CS RefSeq v2.1, whole genome shotgun sequence genome encodes:
- the LOC123074208 gene encoding uncharacterized protein gives MAAALRSAARKICGHAFERPQALLRTAASAAIKEERGRLLPGISHGRSSLRQFTSSESPSVLNNKNKGCRYFSQRGMNGLMKHKASSNHLVIRWLSREQSLKSRSCSLLSASEDKPPTYFVASRFICLAMMSVYILTLCHVSIPYYKSTMNVVEDK, from the exons ATGGCGGCAGCGCTTCGTTCTGCGGCGAGGAAAATCTGCGGTCACGCCTTTGAGCGACCGCAGGCGCTTCTCAGGACGGCCGCTTCAGCTGCCATCAAGGAGGAGCGGGGGCGGCTGCTGCCAGGGATTAGCCATGGCCGAAGCTCACTCCGCCAGTTCACCTCCTCCGAATCACCGAGTGTTCTTAATAATAAGAACAAG GGTTGTAGATATTTTTCTCAAAGAGGAATGAATGGGCTTATGAAACACAAAGCTTCTTCCAATCATCTGGTTATTAGATG GTTATCACGCGAGCAGTCATTGAAGTCGCGCTCGTGTAGCTTATTATCAGCCTCCGAAGATAAACCACCTACTTACTTTGTGGCTTCAAGATTTATTTGTTTGGCAATGATGTCTGTGTATATCTTAACACTTTGTCATGTGTCAATTCCCTACTATAAGTCAACCATGAATGTGGTAGAGGATAAGTAG